The following proteins are co-located in the Micromonospora viridifaciens genome:
- a CDS encoding SDR family oxidoreductase, with protein MSSSHPGAGPTVLVTGGSSGLGAAVVAAVARAGGRPLVLDRQRPGDGVPWIECDLADTRAAEAATRELAERSGGLDAVVTAAGLDVPGKLADVPGETWERIVTVDLLATAAVIRAALPYLEASRGSIVTVASTLGIKAVSDATAYCAAKFGVVGFTRALAAELAGTIGVTLLIPGGMRTAFFDERDEQYRPGPDAVLNEPADTAAAIMFALSQPPGCAVREMVVCAEQESSYP; from the coding sequence ATGAGCAGCAGCCATCCCGGGGCCGGCCCCACCGTCCTGGTCACCGGCGGCTCCAGCGGGCTGGGGGCGGCGGTCGTCGCCGCGGTGGCCCGCGCGGGCGGCCGTCCCCTGGTGCTCGACCGGCAGCGACCCGGCGACGGGGTGCCGTGGATCGAGTGCGACCTGGCCGACACTCGGGCCGCCGAGGCGGCCACCCGCGAGCTGGCGGAACGCTCCGGCGGCCTGGACGCCGTGGTGACCGCCGCCGGCCTGGACGTGCCGGGGAAGCTGGCCGACGTGCCGGGCGAAACCTGGGAGCGGATCGTCACGGTCGACCTGCTCGCCACCGCCGCGGTGATCCGGGCCGCCCTGCCCTACCTGGAGGCATCCCGCGGCAGCATCGTCACCGTCGCCTCCACCCTCGGGATCAAGGCGGTCAGCGACGCCACCGCGTACTGCGCGGCCAAGTTCGGGGTGGTCGGCTTCACCCGCGCCCTCGCCGCCGAACTGGCCGGCACGATCGGCGTCACCCTACTGATCCCCGGCGGCATGCGAACCGCCTTCTTCGACGAACGGGACGAGCAGTACCGGCCCGGCCCGGACGCCGTACTCAACGAGCCCGCCGACACCGCCGCCGCGATCATGTTCGCCCTCTCCCAACCACCCGGCTGCGCCGTACGCGAAATGGTCGTCTGCGCCGAGCAAGAGTCCTCATACCCGTGA
- a CDS encoding class I SAM-dependent methyltransferase, whose protein sequence is MTIVNEHQEQAWNGYEGRHWAAHQARYDAINSGFNEVLLDAVGPGDGVLDLGCGNGQLTRLAARRSGAGHAVGVDLSAPMLDRARASAADEGVDNVDFVRADAQVHPFPPAAFDVALSRFGVMFFADPVAAFANVRRALRPGGRLAFVCLDDVRRGDLGAVLAPLAAHLPPAGTDGGAPGEPLSFADPDVVRGVLADAGFVDVACDPRQEAGTWGRDAADAGDFLAGWGPIQHRLGPLEPSVAERVRAALVDAMRPYEGPEGVRLRNAAWLVTARRPG, encoded by the coding sequence GTGACGATCGTGAACGAGCACCAGGAGCAGGCCTGGAACGGCTACGAGGGACGGCACTGGGCCGCGCACCAGGCCCGGTACGACGCGATCAACAGCGGCTTCAACGAGGTGCTGCTCGACGCGGTCGGGCCGGGAGACGGGGTGCTCGACCTCGGCTGCGGCAACGGTCAGCTCACCCGGCTGGCCGCCCGGCGGTCCGGCGCCGGCCACGCGGTCGGGGTCGACCTCTCCGCGCCGATGCTCGACCGGGCACGCGCGTCGGCGGCCGATGAGGGCGTGGACAACGTCGACTTCGTCCGGGCCGACGCTCAGGTCCATCCGTTCCCGCCGGCCGCGTTCGACGTCGCGCTGAGCCGGTTCGGGGTGATGTTCTTCGCCGATCCGGTCGCCGCGTTCGCCAACGTACGCCGGGCGCTGCGCCCCGGCGGGCGGCTCGCCTTCGTCTGCCTCGACGACGTGCGGCGTGGCGACCTCGGCGCGGTGCTCGCGCCGCTCGCGGCGCACCTGCCACCCGCCGGCACCGACGGCGGCGCCCCCGGTGAGCCGCTCTCCTTCGCCGATCCCGACGTCGTCCGGGGCGTGCTCGCCGACGCCGGCTTCGTCGACGTGGCCTGCGATCCGCGGCAGGAGGCGGGAACCTGGGGGCGGGACGCGGCGGACGCGGGCGACTTCCTCGCCGGCTGGGGACCGATCCAGCACCGGCTCGGCCCGCTCGAGCCGTCGGTCGCCGAACGGGTCCGGGCCGCGCTGGTCGACGCGATGCGCCCGTACGAGGGGCCCGAGGGCGTACGGCTGCGCAACGCCGCGTGGCTGGTCACCGCCCGGCGTCCCGGCTGA
- a CDS encoding glycosyltransferase has product MRIAMISEHASPLAVLGGEDAGGQNTHVAELSAALAAAGHDVRVYTRRDAVDLPVTVRAPDGYDVVHVPAGPAEPVAKDDLLPYMPAFGEWLAERWRVGDWQPEVAHAHFWMSGLAALAAARRTGVPVVQTYHALGTVKRRHQGAQDTSPPGRIGHERELGRSVDRVVAQCQDEVAELVRMGVPRSRITVVPSGVNLATFAPLGPVAEREGNRARILTVGRLVERKGFQDVIRAIALVPGTECVVVGGPPAGLLETDAYAQRLRALAEFRGIADRVKLIGAVPREEMGRWYRSADVLVAAPWYEPFGLTPLEAMACGVPVIGTAVGGLIDTVVPGRTGDLVPARDPEALGAAIRQLLGDRIRRFAYATAALERARTRYSWSTTADRLAEVYGEVATVRRPTRVVA; this is encoded by the coding sequence ATGCGCATCGCGATGATCTCGGAGCACGCCAGTCCGCTCGCCGTCCTCGGCGGGGAGGACGCCGGCGGCCAGAACACGCATGTCGCGGAGCTCTCCGCCGCGCTCGCGGCCGCCGGCCACGACGTCCGCGTCTACACCCGGCGCGACGCCGTGGACCTGCCCGTGACGGTCCGCGCCCCGGACGGCTACGACGTGGTGCACGTGCCCGCCGGGCCGGCCGAGCCGGTGGCCAAGGACGACCTGCTGCCGTACATGCCCGCGTTCGGGGAGTGGCTGGCCGAGCGGTGGCGGGTCGGCGACTGGCAGCCCGAGGTGGCCCATGCGCACTTCTGGATGAGCGGCCTCGCCGCGCTCGCCGCCGCCCGGCGGACCGGGGTGCCGGTGGTGCAGACGTACCACGCGCTCGGCACGGTCAAGCGGCGCCACCAGGGGGCGCAGGACACCAGCCCGCCGGGCCGGATCGGGCACGAGCGGGAGCTGGGCCGCTCGGTCGACCGGGTGGTGGCCCAGTGCCAGGACGAGGTCGCCGAGCTGGTCCGGATGGGGGTGCCCCGGTCCCGGATCACCGTGGTCCCGTCCGGGGTCAATCTGGCCACCTTCGCTCCACTCGGCCCGGTCGCCGAGCGCGAGGGCAACCGGGCGCGCATCCTCACCGTCGGGCGGCTGGTGGAACGCAAGGGCTTCCAGGACGTCATCCGGGCCATCGCGCTGGTGCCCGGGACCGAGTGCGTGGTGGTGGGCGGGCCCCCGGCCGGGCTGCTGGAGACGGACGCGTACGCGCAGCGGCTGCGGGCGCTCGCCGAGTTCCGCGGGATCGCCGACCGGGTCAAGCTGATCGGCGCGGTGCCCCGCGAGGAGATGGGGCGCTGGTACCGCTCGGCGGACGTGCTGGTCGCCGCGCCCTGGTACGAGCCGTTCGGGCTCACCCCGCTGGAGGCGATGGCGTGCGGTGTACCGGTGATCGGCACCGCGGTCGGCGGTCTGATCGACACGGTGGTGCCGGGGCGGACCGGCGACCTGGTGCCGGCCCGGGATCCGGAGGCGCTCGGGGCCGCGATCCGCCAGCTGCTCGGCGACCGGATCCGCCGCTTCGCGTACGCCACCGCGGCGCTGGAGCGGGCCCGCACCCGCTACTCCTGGTCGACCACCGCGGACCGGCTCGCCGAGGTGTACGGCGAGGTGGCGACCGTGCGCCGACCCACCCGGGTGGTCGCCTGA
- a CDS encoding D-sedoheptulose-7-phosphate isomerase, whose product MLEDHLTQLAAALLPLRQSEQLLARWGGELAHRLAAGGRLLVAGNGGSAAEAQHLTAELVGKLRDDREPLSAIALHAETSALTAIGNDYGYHQVFARQVHAHGRPDDILLLMSTSGTSDNLLAAARAGHETGLRCWAFTGPAPNPLADACHESLAIDSPESQVVQELHLVATHVLCEYVDRALPAALGTRAAEAAPAGPVRTGIEVVVGDGAGREVQPR is encoded by the coding sequence GTGCTGGAGGACCACCTGACCCAGCTGGCCGCCGCGCTGCTGCCGTTGCGCCAGTCGGAGCAGCTGCTCGCCCGGTGGGGCGGAGAGCTGGCGCACCGACTGGCCGCCGGCGGGCGGCTGCTGGTGGCCGGTAACGGCGGCAGCGCCGCCGAGGCCCAGCACCTCACCGCCGAACTGGTCGGCAAACTCCGCGACGACCGCGAACCACTATCGGCCATCGCCCTGCACGCGGAGACCTCCGCCCTGACCGCCATCGGCAACGACTACGGCTACCACCAGGTCTTCGCCCGCCAGGTCCACGCCCACGGCCGCCCCGACGACATCCTGCTGCTGATGTCCACCAGCGGCACCAGCGACAACCTGCTCGCCGCCGCCCGCGCCGGACACGAGACCGGCCTACGCTGCTGGGCCTTCACCGGCCCGGCACCCAACCCGCTCGCCGACGCCTGCCACGAGAGCCTCGCCATCGACTCGCCGGAGAGCCAGGTGGTGCAGGAGCTGCACCTGGTCGCCACCCACGTGCTCTGCGAGTACGTCGACCGGGCCCTGCCGGCCGCGCTCGGCACGCGGGCGGCGGAGGCCGCGCCGGCCGGCCCGGTGCGTACCGGCATCGAGGTGGTGGTCGGGGACGGCGCCGGCCGGGAGGTGCAGCCCCGATGA
- a CDS encoding TIGR03557 family F420-dependent LLM class oxidoreductase — protein MRIGYALSSEEYGPAELLAQARAAEQAGFQALWISDHYHPWNDAQGQSGFVWSTIGALSQVCSLPVTTAVTCPTVRIHPALIAQAAATSAVLHSGRFVLGVGSGEALNEHILGDPWPQLDVRLEMLEEAVEVMRELWRGRFVNHYGEHYIVQHARVYTLPDTPPPVYVSGFGPKSIDLAARIGDGYICTMPDAGMVRRFRDHGGGDKPCQGGFKAAYADSEDEGARLAYEKWPNAGLPGELSQVLPSPRHFEQATQLVQPEMMKQSFVCGNSADAHLEMIDKYAKAGFDELYLANTGPHWQGLLDLYQREVLPQLR, from the coding sequence ATGAGGATCGGTTACGCGCTTTCCAGCGAGGAGTACGGCCCGGCGGAGCTGCTCGCACAGGCGCGCGCCGCCGAGCAGGCCGGCTTCCAGGCGCTGTGGATCTCCGACCACTACCACCCCTGGAACGACGCGCAGGGCCAGAGCGGCTTCGTGTGGTCCACCATCGGCGCGCTCAGCCAGGTCTGCTCGCTGCCGGTGACCACCGCGGTCACCTGCCCCACCGTGCGGATCCACCCGGCGCTGATCGCCCAGGCCGCGGCCACCAGCGCGGTCCTGCACTCCGGCCGGTTCGTCCTCGGCGTCGGCAGCGGCGAGGCGCTGAACGAGCACATCCTCGGCGACCCGTGGCCGCAGCTCGACGTCCGGCTCGAGATGCTGGAGGAGGCGGTGGAGGTGATGCGCGAGCTGTGGCGGGGCCGCTTCGTCAACCACTACGGGGAGCACTACATCGTCCAGCACGCCCGGGTCTACACCCTCCCGGACACTCCCCCGCCGGTCTACGTCTCCGGCTTCGGCCCGAAGTCGATCGACCTGGCCGCCCGGATCGGCGACGGCTACATCTGCACCATGCCCGACGCCGGCATGGTCCGCCGGTTCCGGGACCACGGCGGCGGCGACAAGCCGTGCCAGGGCGGCTTCAAGGCGGCGTACGCCGACAGCGAGGACGAGGGCGCGCGGCTCGCGTACGAGAAGTGGCCGAACGCCGGCCTGCCGGGCGAGCTGTCCCAGGTCCTGCCCTCGCCGCGGCACTTCGAGCAGGCCACCCAGCTGGTCCAGCCGGAGATGATGAAGCAGTCGTTCGTCTGCGGCAACAGCGCCGACGCCCACCTGGAGATGATCGACAAGTACGCCAAGGCCGGCTTCGACGAGCTCTACCTGGCGAACACCGGCCCGCACTGGCAGGGCCTGCTCGACCTCTACCAGCGCGAGGTGCTGCCCCAGCTGCGCTGA
- a CDS encoding TetR/AcrR family transcriptional regulator — protein MAPRRAAALRGGEQSLREHLIAAAGRLVAQRGVAGLTVREIARAAGVADGVLYNHFADKEELLAYALHAHVRVVEAEQEGTPPRPGEGTVEANLRAYLRRALALHAAVLPAFAGLAAQPKLLARLGELPAPLGGGQGLRAELAGYVEAEQRRGRVAATASPEAVATLVVGVCHDLVLGQLLDPSRPPPEPSPELVDALVATLLHGVAGPGAG, from the coding sequence GTGGCACCGAGACGAGCGGCCGCGCTGCGGGGCGGCGAGCAGAGCCTGCGGGAGCATCTGATCGCCGCCGCCGGCCGGCTGGTGGCCCAGCGCGGCGTGGCCGGGCTGACCGTGCGCGAGATCGCCCGCGCGGCCGGGGTCGCCGACGGGGTGCTCTACAACCACTTCGCCGACAAGGAGGAGCTGCTCGCGTACGCGCTGCACGCGCACGTCCGCGTGGTCGAGGCGGAGCAGGAGGGAACGCCCCCGCGGCCGGGCGAGGGAACCGTCGAGGCGAACCTGCGGGCGTACCTGCGCCGGGCGCTGGCGTTGCACGCCGCCGTCCTGCCCGCCTTCGCCGGGCTGGCCGCCCAGCCGAAGTTGCTGGCCCGGCTCGGCGAACTGCCCGCCCCACTCGGCGGCGGCCAGGGCCTGCGCGCGGAACTCGCCGGCTACGTCGAGGCGGAGCAGCGGCGCGGCCGGGTGGCCGCTACGGCCAGCCCCGAGGCGGTCGCCACGCTGGTCGTCGGCGTCTGCCACGACCTGGTCCTCGGCCAGCTGCTCGACCCGTCCCGGCCGCCGCCGGAGCCGTCGCCCGAGCTGGTCGACGCCCTGGTCGCCACCCTGCTGCACGGCGTCGCCGGGCCCGGGGCCGGGTGA
- a CDS encoding PfkB family carbohydrate kinase, with protein sequence MTGPVVVLGDTLLDRDVEGVVNRLCPDSPVPVLDETTYADRPGGAGLAAVFAAAEGAEVALVTAIADDAGGARLGTLLAAAGVQLYALPLAGATPEKIRLRARGRVLLRHDRGGPASPPGEPSEAVLRLLAEASAVLVSDYGRGVARHPALRAALAATRAPVVWDPHPRGPAAVPGVHLATPNEPEARELAKVRPGASRLVTASRSAQALRQVWRAGAVAVTLGGEGALVCHAGSTPLVVPAPASAEGDTCGAGDRFAAAATLALARGALVSEAVQEAVAEASAYVAGGGVANALPDPVRAAPPAVVTGGGERIGAAAAGAVVAQVRAAGGTVVATGGCFDLLHAGHVATLEAARQLGDCLVVCLNSDASVAGLKGPDRPVVPQGDRSRLLAALSCVDAVLIFDEPTPHAALSWLRPDIWVKGGDYATGGGEETLPEAEILARWGGHTVVVPYLDGRSTTDMIAAARSGRGSVAWPGTRDPASAPAHVGAERSEGAA encoded by the coding sequence GTGACGGGACCCGTGGTGGTGCTCGGCGACACCCTGCTGGACCGGGACGTCGAGGGCGTGGTGAACCGGCTCTGCCCGGACTCCCCGGTGCCGGTGCTCGACGAGACCACGTACGCCGACCGGCCGGGCGGCGCCGGGCTGGCCGCCGTCTTCGCCGCCGCCGAGGGCGCCGAGGTCGCGTTGGTCACCGCGATCGCCGACGACGCGGGCGGGGCCCGGCTCGGCACGCTGCTCGCCGCCGCCGGCGTGCAGCTCTACGCGTTGCCGCTGGCCGGGGCCACCCCAGAGAAGATCCGGCTGCGGGCCCGGGGCCGGGTGCTGCTGCGCCACGACCGGGGCGGCCCCGCCAGCCCACCCGGCGAGCCGAGCGAGGCCGTGCTGCGACTGCTCGCCGAGGCCTCCGCCGTGCTGGTCAGCGACTACGGCCGGGGCGTGGCCCGGCACCCGGCGCTGCGCGCCGCGCTCGCCGCCACCCGCGCGCCGGTGGTCTGGGATCCGCACCCGCGCGGCCCGGCCGCGGTGCCCGGGGTGCACCTGGCCACCCCGAACGAGCCCGAGGCGCGCGAGCTGGCCAAGGTGCGGCCGGGCGCGTCCCGGCTGGTCACCGCGTCGCGGAGCGCCCAGGCGCTGCGCCAGGTCTGGCGGGCCGGCGCGGTGGCGGTGACCCTGGGCGGAGAGGGCGCACTGGTCTGTCACGCCGGCTCCACCCCGTTGGTGGTGCCCGCCCCGGCCAGTGCCGAGGGGGACACCTGCGGGGCCGGTGACCGGTTCGCCGCGGCGGCGACCCTCGCCCTGGCCCGGGGCGCGCTGGTCTCGGAGGCGGTGCAGGAGGCGGTCGCCGAGGCATCCGCGTACGTGGCCGGCGGGGGAGTGGCCAACGCGCTGCCCGATCCGGTCCGGGCCGCCCCACCGGCCGTGGTCACCGGCGGCGGGGAGCGGATCGGCGCGGCTGCCGCCGGTGCGGTGGTCGCCCAGGTACGCGCGGCCGGCGGCACGGTGGTCGCCACCGGCGGCTGCTTCGACCTGCTGCACGCCGGGCACGTGGCGACGCTGGAGGCGGCCCGCCAGCTCGGCGACTGCCTCGTCGTCTGCCTCAACTCGGACGCCAGTGTGGCCGGGCTGAAGGGGCCGGACCGCCCGGTCGTGCCGCAGGGCGACCGCAGCCGGCTGCTCGCCGCGCTGAGCTGCGTGGACGCCGTGCTGATCTTCGACGAGCCCACCCCGCACGCGGCTCTGTCCTGGCTGCGCCCAGACATCTGGGTCAAGGGCGGCGACTACGCCACCGGCGGCGGCGAGGAGACCCTGCCCGAGGCGGAGATCCTGGCCCGCTGGGGCGGGCACACGGTGGTCGTGCCGTACCTGGACGGCCGGTCGACCACCGACATGATCGCGGCGGCCCGCTCCGGGCGCGGCTCGGTCGCCTGGCCCGGCACCCGGGACCCGGCCTCCGCGCCGGCTCATGTCGGCGCTGAGCGGAGCGAGGGGGCGGCATGA
- a CDS encoding glycosyltransferase produces MNVLVWHVHGSWTTSFVHGKHRYLVPVTPDRGPYGLGRARTYPWPDSAVEVTPQQLRRADVDVVLLQRPEEFDLASEWLGRRVGRDVPAIYVEHNTPKGDVPNTRHPMADRDDLLLTHVTYFNELFWDNGGTRTAVVEHGVVAPAVEWTGELDRLAVVINEPVRRWRVTGTDLLPRFAEIAPLDVYGMGVAGLADRLGLPPDRLTSHDDVPQHAMHAELARRRAYLHLCRWTSLGLSLVEAMSIGMPVVALATTEAVEAVPPDAGVLSTRVDVLLEAARGLVEDPAAARRAGAAARVAARGRYGLERFLADWDRLLEEEVCASR; encoded by the coding sequence ATGAACGTACTGGTCTGGCACGTGCACGGTTCCTGGACGACGTCGTTCGTGCACGGCAAGCACCGCTACCTGGTGCCGGTCACGCCGGACCGGGGCCCGTACGGCCTCGGCCGGGCGCGCACCTACCCGTGGCCGGACAGCGCCGTCGAGGTCACCCCGCAGCAGTTGCGCCGGGCCGACGTGGACGTGGTGCTGCTCCAGCGCCCGGAGGAGTTCGACCTGGCCAGCGAGTGGCTGGGCCGCCGGGTGGGCCGCGACGTGCCGGCGATCTACGTCGAGCACAACACCCCCAAGGGGGACGTGCCGAACACCCGGCACCCGATGGCCGACCGGGACGATCTGCTGCTCACCCACGTCACGTACTTCAACGAGCTGTTCTGGGACAACGGCGGGACCCGCACCGCGGTGGTCGAGCACGGGGTGGTCGCCCCGGCCGTCGAGTGGACCGGCGAGCTGGACCGACTCGCCGTCGTCATCAACGAGCCGGTACGCCGCTGGCGGGTCACCGGCACCGACCTGCTGCCCCGCTTCGCCGAGATCGCCCCGCTGGACGTCTACGGCATGGGGGTGGCCGGACTCGCCGACCGGCTCGGACTGCCGCCGGACCGGCTGACCAGCCACGACGACGTGCCGCAGCACGCCATGCACGCCGAACTGGCCCGGCGGCGGGCGTACCTGCACCTGTGCCGGTGGACCTCGCTCGGGCTGAGCCTGGTCGAGGCGATGAGCATCGGCATGCCGGTGGTGGCGCTGGCCACCACCGAGGCCGTGGAGGCGGTACCGCCGGACGCGGGCGTGCTCTCCACCCGGGTCGACGTGCTGCTGGAAGCGGCCCGCGGCCTCGTCGAGGACCCGGCGGCCGCCCGCCGGGCCGGCGCCGCGGCCCGGGTCGCGGCCCGCGGCCGCTACGGCCTGGAGCGTTTCCTCGCCGACTGGGACCGGCTGCTGGAGGAGGAAGTATGCGCATCGCGATGA
- a CDS encoding glycosyltransferase family 9 protein, whose translation MILVLRALGVGDLATAVPALRGLRAAYPTEELTLAAPAWLTPLADLVGVIDRLLPTDTLTDRPPWPLPPPEVAVNLHGQGPQSHRMLAATRPGRLLAYANPEAGHHDGPPWRADEHEVDRWCRLLHWHGLSADPADLALRRPPAPGAPAGATVLHPGSKVPAKRWPAERFAALARTLAGRGHRVVLTGSANERDLADRIARAAGLPPGAVLAGRTDLGDLAALVADARLVVSGDTGVAHLATGYGTTSVVLFGPVPAAHWGPPADRPRHRVLGVTQRAEPEAHRDGPGGVGTDPTLAAIGVDEVLAAVDEAERAVRV comes from the coding sequence GTGATCCTCGTACTACGCGCACTCGGCGTCGGCGACCTGGCCACCGCCGTACCGGCGCTACGCGGCCTACGCGCCGCGTACCCCACCGAGGAACTGACCCTGGCCGCACCAGCCTGGCTGACCCCACTGGCCGACCTGGTCGGCGTGATCGACCGGCTGCTACCCACCGACACGCTGACCGACCGACCACCCTGGCCCCTACCGCCACCAGAGGTAGCGGTCAACCTGCACGGCCAGGGCCCGCAGTCGCACCGGATGCTCGCCGCCACCCGGCCCGGCCGACTGCTCGCCTACGCCAACCCCGAGGCCGGGCACCACGACGGCCCGCCATGGCGAGCCGACGAGCACGAGGTGGACCGCTGGTGCCGGCTGCTGCACTGGCATGGCCTGTCGGCCGACCCAGCCGATCTGGCGCTACGCCGCCCGCCGGCGCCCGGGGCCCCGGCGGGCGCCACCGTGCTGCATCCGGGCAGCAAGGTCCCCGCGAAGCGCTGGCCGGCGGAGCGGTTCGCGGCGCTCGCCCGGACGCTGGCCGGCCGGGGGCACCGGGTGGTGCTCACCGGCTCCGCGAACGAACGGGACCTCGCCGACCGGATCGCCCGGGCCGCCGGCCTGCCGCCGGGCGCCGTGCTCGCCGGCCGGACCGACCTGGGCGACCTGGCCGCCCTGGTCGCCGACGCCCGGCTGGTGGTCAGCGGCGACACCGGGGTGGCCCACCTGGCGACCGGGTACGGCACGACGTCGGTGGTGCTCTTCGGCCCGGTGCCGGCGGCGCACTGGGGGCCGCCGGCGGACCGGCCCCGGCACCGCGTGCTCGGCGTCACGCAGCGGGCGGAGCCCGAGGCGCATCGAGACGGCCCCGGCGGGGTAGGAACCGACCCGACGTTGGCGGCCATCGGCGTCGACGAGGTGCTGGCCGCGGTGGACGAGGCAGAACGGGCGGTGCGGGTCTGA
- a CDS encoding DNA topoisomerase IB → MRLRRSDPGRPGYGRRRRGKGWLFVDPKGEPVRDPDELARLRQLVIPPAWREVWISPYPNGHIQATGIDAAGRKQYLYHPQWRQKRDEAKFDHVLEVAHRLPVLRDRVDHDLALRGLRRERVLATVARLLDMGMFRVGNDQYATGDDPTFGVSTLRPEHARSRSGCVVLEFPAKGGVEQVRRIEDPELCRVLANLRRRRRAEERLFGYWDGRTWRDVRSDEVNDYLRDASGGEMTAKDFRTWHATVLAATELATAGAQRSATARKRAVAAVMRTVAELLGNTPTVARTSYVDPRVVDLYHDGVLAPVEPEMPREAVEKVVLGLLEEES, encoded by the coding sequence GTGCGGTTGCGGCGTAGCGATCCGGGCAGGCCGGGGTACGGACGCCGGCGGCGCGGCAAGGGCTGGCTCTTCGTCGACCCGAAGGGCGAGCCGGTCCGCGACCCCGACGAACTGGCCCGGCTGCGCCAGCTCGTCATCCCGCCCGCCTGGCGGGAGGTCTGGATCTCGCCGTACCCGAACGGGCACATCCAGGCCACCGGCATCGACGCGGCCGGACGCAAGCAGTACCTCTACCACCCGCAGTGGCGGCAGAAGCGGGACGAGGCCAAGTTCGACCACGTGCTGGAAGTGGCCCACCGGCTGCCGGTGCTGCGCGACCGGGTCGACCACGACCTGGCGCTGCGCGGGCTGCGGCGGGAGCGGGTCCTCGCCACCGTCGCCCGGCTGCTCGACATGGGCATGTTCCGGGTCGGCAACGACCAGTACGCCACCGGCGACGACCCCACCTTCGGCGTGTCCACCCTGCGCCCGGAGCACGCCCGCTCCCGCAGTGGCTGTGTGGTCCTCGAGTTCCCGGCGAAGGGCGGCGTCGAGCAGGTACGCCGGATCGAGGACCCCGAGCTGTGCCGGGTGCTGGCCAACCTGCGCCGCCGGCGGCGGGCCGAGGAGCGACTCTTCGGCTACTGGGACGGCCGGACCTGGCGGGACGTGCGAAGCGACGAGGTGAACGACTACCTGCGCGACGCCAGCGGAGGGGAGATGACCGCCAAGGACTTCCGTACCTGGCATGCCACCGTGCTGGCCGCCACCGAGCTGGCGACGGCCGGGGCGCAGCGGTCCGCGACGGCCCGCAAGCGGGCGGTGGCCGCGGTGATGCGGACGGTGGCCGAGCTGCTCGGCAACACGCCGACCGTGGCGCGTACGTCCTACGTGGATCCGCGGGTGGTGGACCTCTACCACGACGGCGTGTTGGCCCCGGTGGAGCCGGAGATGCCGCGGGAGGCGGTGGAGAAGGTCGTGCTGGGGCTGCTGGAGGAGGAGAGCTGA
- a CDS encoding helix-turn-helix domain-containing protein produces the protein MNRQIFDTQQVPAADRFGLWLDMLADTPGLMRIRTEHADDFVARAEFFDLGPIHLVRHRYPSLDGVRTRKLIQRSDADYYLLALTLAGTGIAGQDGQRGICRPGDFTFYDCARPQEHSHQGDDDGREPASSIVAFVPYDALPLPHRRLAPLFAARMSGTEGVGALLANYLIQLTGHPEQYHAADAERLAGVGLDLLSTMLGRHLVSDDAVPTEVRRRALLTQVRSHIRQHLGEASLSPQLIADAHHISVRSLHRLFEAEETTVAAYIRDERLERCRRDLADPTLRDLPIQAIAGRWGFRDKAHFSRAFRAAHEETPQAYRARHLERARIVNTPASVVNPKPTY, from the coding sequence ATGAATCGACAGATTTTCGACACGCAGCAGGTGCCCGCCGCCGACCGTTTCGGGCTGTGGCTGGACATGCTCGCCGACACGCCCGGGCTCATGCGGATCCGTACCGAGCACGCCGACGACTTCGTCGCGCGGGCGGAGTTTTTCGACCTGGGGCCGATACATCTGGTCCGCCACCGCTACCCCTCGCTGGACGGGGTCCGGACCAGGAAGCTGATCCAGCGCTCCGACGCGGACTACTACCTGCTCGCGCTGACCCTCGCCGGCACCGGCATCGCCGGCCAGGACGGGCAGCGCGGCATCTGCCGCCCCGGTGACTTCACCTTCTACGACTGCGCGCGCCCGCAGGAACACAGCCACCAGGGCGACGACGACGGCCGGGAGCCGGCCAGCTCGATCGTCGCCTTCGTCCCGTACGACGCGCTGCCGCTGCCGCACCGTCGGCTCGCCCCGCTGTTCGCCGCGCGGATGTCCGGCACCGAGGGGGTCGGCGCGCTGCTGGCCAACTACCTCATCCAGCTCACCGGCCATCCCGAGCAGTACCACGCCGCGGACGCCGAGCGGCTGGCCGGGGTCGGGCTGGACCTGCTCTCCACGATGCTCGGCCGGCACCTGGTCTCCGACGACGCGGTGCCCACCGAGGTACGCCGCCGCGCGCTGCTGACCCAGGTGCGCTCCCACATCCGCCAGCACCTGGGCGAGGCGTCGCTGAGCCCGCAGCTCATCGCCGACGCGCACCACATCTCCGTCCGGTCGCTGCACCGGCTCTTCGAGGCCGAGGAGACCACCGTCGCGGCGTACATCCGGGACGAGCGGTTGGAACGGTGCCGCCGCGATCTCGCCGACCCGACCCTGCGGGACCTGCCCATCCAGGCGATCGCCGGCCGCTGGGGCTTCCGCGACAAGGCGCACTTCAGCCGGGCGTTCCGGGCCGCGCACGAGGAGACGCCTCAGGCGTACCGGGCGCGGCACCTGGAACGGGCACGCATCGTCAACACTCCGGCGTCCGTGGTCAACCCGAAGCCGACATACTGA